The Helicobacter sp. MIT 99-5507 genome includes a region encoding these proteins:
- a CDS encoding acetyl-CoA carboxylase subunit A, translating to MFSKILIANRGEIAVRIIRACNDLHIKSVAIYSRIDKESMHVKMASESHEVSADPLKAYLDGDAIIEVALSCGAEAIHPGYGFLSENAEFAKKVSEAGLVWIGPDSSVIARMGDKKAARDLMQKNGIPIVPGTDIINNCSIQEIKAMANKIGYPVILKASNGGGGKGIRVVRSDHEIEENLNACKREAMAFFKNDDVFMEKYIENPKHIEFQIIGDNYGNIIHLLERDCSIQRRHQKLVEIAPSPTMSLDLRRRMGSVAVAAAKAAKYTNAGTIEFLVDDLGRFYFMEMNTRIQVEHGITEEITGFDLIGRQIRCAAGEILDLNQSEVLHQGYAIEVRINAEDVANDFKPNPGKITTYYPALGPFVRIDSAVYKDYTIPPNYDSMIAKLIVRASSYDLAVNKLIRALEEFTIRGIKTTIPFLLNIAKDKDFRKGNYDTLYLESKMQELMPNETINKDDIAAAIAAAIAIKAGY from the coding sequence ATGTTTTCAAAAATATTAATAGCAAATAGAGGTGAAATTGCTGTTAGAATTATTCGTGCATGCAATGATTTACATATAAAAAGTGTTGCTATTTATTCTAGGATTGACAAAGAAAGTATGCATGTAAAAATGGCAAGTGAAAGCCACGAAGTGAGTGCTGACCCGCTAAAGGCATATCTTGATGGTGATGCAATAATAGAAGTAGCACTATCTTGCGGAGCAGAGGCAATTCACCCTGGATATGGATTTTTAAGTGAAAATGCAGAATTTGCAAAAAAAGTAAGTGAAGCAGGGCTTGTGTGGATTGGTCCAGATTCTAGCGTTATTGCAAGAATGGGAGATAAAAAAGCTGCAAGAGATCTTATGCAAAAAAATGGAATCCCAATAGTGCCAGGCACAGATATAATAAATAATTGCAGTATTCAAGAAATAAAAGCAATGGCAAATAAAATCGGTTATCCTGTAATCCTAAAAGCAAGCAATGGAGGCGGTGGCAAAGGGATTCGAGTAGTTAGAAGTGATCATGAAATAGAGGAAAATCTAAATGCTTGTAAAAGAGAAGCTATGGCATTTTTCAAAAATGATGATGTTTTTATGGAAAAATATATTGAAAATCCAAAGCATATAGAATTTCAAATCATAGGTGATAATTATGGAAATATTATTCATTTATTAGAGAGAGATTGCTCAATTCAAAGACGACATCAAAAGCTAGTAGAAATCGCACCAAGCCCTACAATGAGTCTTGATTTAAGAAGGAGAATGGGCTCTGTTGCGGTGGCTGCTGCAAAAGCTGCAAAATATACAAATGCAGGGACAATTGAATTTTTAGTCGATGATTTAGGAAGATTCTACTTTATGGAGATGAATACCAGAATCCAAGTCGAACATGGAATCACAGAAGAAATCACAGGATTTGACTTAATTGGTAGGCAAATAAGATGTGCTGCAGGGGAAATATTGGATTTAAATCAAAGTGAAGTTTTACATCAAGGTTATGCAATAGAAGTGCGAATAAATGCAGAAGATGTAGCAAATGATTTCAAACCAAATCCAGGAAAAATTACGACATACTATCCAGCACTTGGACCATTTGTCCGCATAGATAGTGCTGTTTATAAGGACTATACAATACCACCAAATTATGATTCAATGATAGCAAAATTAATCGTTCGAGCCTCAAGCTACGATCTAGCGGTAAATAAACTCATTAGAGCATTAGAAGAATTTACCATAAGAGGAATAAAAACAACAATTCCATTTTTATTAAATATCGCAAAAGATAAAGACTTTAGAAAAGGAAACTATGATACTTTGTATCTAGAATCTAAAATGCAAGAATTAATGCCAAATGAAACGATAAACAAAGATGATATTGCAGCAGCTATTGCAGCGGCTATTGCTATCAAAGCAGGATATTAA
- a CDS encoding undecaprenyl-diphosphate phosphatase, whose protein sequence is MNIADVIILSIIEGITEFLPISSTGHLILASNLLGINQDDNFTKSFQVVIQLGAILAVLALFWRKFLDYKLLSKLFVAFLPAGICGLFFYNFIKRLFHPHTVVYMLIIGGILFIILELFLKNKPSKVNSLESISYKKAFYIGCFQALAMIPGTSRSGSTIFGGLVLKLNRKIATEFSFLLAVPTMFIASGYDIYKNIDSLNTQNFLYILLGLFVTFIFAIFAIKILLKFISNFSYIAFGVYRIIVGLLFYFIVF, encoded by the coding sequence ATGAATATTGCTGATGTAATAATTTTGAGTATTATAGAAGGAATAACCGAGTTTTTGCCCATATCTTCCACAGGACACTTAATCCTTGCTTCAAACTTGCTAGGAATAAATCAAGATGATAATTTTACTAAAAGTTTTCAAGTTGTTATTCAATTAGGCGCAATTTTGGCAGTATTGGCTTTATTTTGGAGGAAATTTTTGGATTATAAGTTGCTTTCAAAACTATTTGTTGCATTTTTGCCAGCTGGAATTTGTGGATTATTTTTTTATAATTTTATAAAAAGATTGTTTCATCCACACACGGTTGTTTATATGTTAATTATTGGTGGAATTTTATTTATAATATTGGAATTATTTTTAAAAAATAAGCCCTCAAAAGTAAATTCATTAGAATCTATTAGCTACAAAAAAGCATTTTATATAGGCTGTTTTCAAGCTCTTGCTATGATTCCTGGCACTTCTCGTAGCGGTTCTACTATATTTGGAGGATTAGTTTTAAAATTAAATAGGAAAATTGCTACAGAATTTTCATTTCTCCTTGCTGTGCCTACGATGTTTATAGCAAGTGGATATGATATTTATAAAAATATAGATTCTCTTAATACACAAAATTTTTTATATATATTGCTTGGTTTGTTTGTGACTTTTATCTTTGCTATTTTTGCTATTAAAATATTATTAAAATTTATTTCAAATTTTAGCTATATTGCTTTTGGTGTTTATCGCATCATCGTGGGCTTACTCTTTTATTTCATCGTCTTTTAA